In a genomic window of Deltaproteobacteria bacterium:
- a CDS encoding YggS family pyridoxal phosphate-dependent enzyme, which produces MSLQDIKERVERVKEEIKMACRNSGRNTSDVKLVAVTKTVGIDVIRQAIDAGLDTFGENYVKEAIEKAQGLPPHIHWHFIGNIQKNKVKHMVSHFELIHSIGTKEIISEIDGRAMQTGIIQPVLFEINLAQEATKSGFTKDDFYEAIPFIKSLKHIIPSGLMTIPPPVNDEPRLSGYFSALREMRDKFSADNWLGSTFKELSMGMSSDFKIAIKEGATMIRIGTMIFGPRG; this is translated from the coding sequence ATGTCTTTACAGGATATAAAAGAACGCGTTGAAAGGGTTAAAGAAGAGATCAAAATGGCATGCCGGAATAGCGGCAGGAATACATCCGATGTAAAGCTTGTTGCAGTTACGAAAACGGTTGGTATTGATGTAATAAGACAGGCGATAGATGCAGGGCTTGATACTTTCGGGGAAAACTATGTAAAGGAAGCTATTGAGAAAGCTCAGGGATTACCGCCGCACATACATTGGCATTTTATCGGGAATATTCAGAAAAATAAGGTAAAACATATGGTAAGCCATTTCGAGCTTATTCATTCTATAGGCACCAAGGAGATAATTTCCGAGATTGACGGAAGGGCTATGCAGACAGGTATTATTCAACCGGTATTGTTTGAGATAAACCTTGCACAGGAGGCCACTAAATCGGGATTTACAAAGGATGATTTTTATGAAGCAATACCTTTTATAAAATCATTGAAACACATAATACCTTCCGGTTTGATGACCATACCGCCTCCGGTAAATGATGAACCGCGGTTATCGGGATATTTTTCAGCGCTGCGGGAGATGAGAGATAAATTTTCAGCTGATAATTGGTTGGGAAGCACCTTTAAAGAACTCTCGATGGGGATGTCTTCTGATTTTAAAATTGCTATAAAGGAAGGTGCAACTATGATAAGGATTGGTACAATGATTTTTGGACCAAGGGGGTAA
- the proC gene encoding pyrroline-5-carboxylate reductase, with the protein MDKKISFVGTGKMAGAIIEGLLAKKRASNKDIIISDKYDLRRLEVEKTYNVKSEASNKTCIRNGEIIFFSVKPQDMGAVLTECRDEIKNKLVVSIAAGIDISFIENIIGTGIHIIRVMPNIAVTVAEGMSVIIKNNSADATDINYVKELLSSVGDVIELKKESLLHAVTALSGSGPAYVFMMLEALSDAGVRMGLNDEDSKRLAIQTFAGASKMAKESNLAFAALKNAVTSPAGTTAEALAVLEHYGIRSAIIEAVKSATNRSMEIASESKN; encoded by the coding sequence ATGGATAAAAAAATAAGTTTTGTTGGTACAGGGAAGATGGCGGGTGCAATAATAGAGGGTTTGCTTGCCAAAAAAAGGGCAAGCAATAAGGATATCATAATAAGCGATAAGTATGATCTCAGACGCTTGGAGGTTGAAAAAACGTACAACGTAAAAAGTGAAGCGAGCAATAAAACATGCATTCGGAATGGAGAGATCATATTTTTCTCAGTAAAGCCTCAGGACATGGGCGCAGTGCTGACCGAATGCCGTGATGAAATAAAAAATAAACTTGTTGTTTCTATAGCAGCGGGGATTGACATCAGTTTTATAGAAAATATTATAGGTACGGGAATACACATCATAAGAGTTATGCCAAACATAGCAGTTACAGTAGCAGAAGGTATGAGCGTAATCATAAAAAACAACAGTGCAGATGCGACAGACATAAACTATGTAAAAGAACTGCTCTCGAGTGTTGGCGATGTCATAGAGTTAAAAAAAGAATCCCTATTACACGCTGTAACAGCACTTAGCGGTTCCGGTCCTGCTTATGTGTTTATGATGCTTGAAGCCTTATCAGATGCCGGAGTGAGAATGGGACTAAATGACGAAGACTCAAAAAGGCTTGCGATACAGACATTTGCAGGGGCCTCCAAAATGGCAAAAGAATCAAATCTTGCTTTTGCCGCATTAAAAAATGCTGTTACTTCCCCCGCAGGAACAACGGCCGAAGCTCTGGCGGTGCTCGAGCATTACGGCATAAGGTCTGCAATTATAGAGGCTGTAAAATCAGCAACCAACAGGTCAATGGAGATCGCATCTGAATCAAAAAATTAA
- the radC gene encoding DNA repair protein RadC — MPREKLLLSGANVLSDAELVAIILQTGTKGKDVYELAVELINTFNGISGIEKAGIDELWKVSGLNKAKISKLKASIEIGRRVLYSTRRVNNKITNSKNAYTLLEPILKGLSKESFMVILLNSRNDVIDIKRVGNGTVNAASVYPREIIELVIRSTATGIILSHNHPSGNINPSPEDKRLTMNMFVVCELSGIAFHDHIIIGNDGFFSFADGGMLLSMKQQLTGMMLS; from the coding sequence ATGCCAAGAGAAAAATTGCTTTTGTCTGGAGCCAATGTACTTAGTGATGCAGAGCTTGTCGCGATAATACTTCAGACCGGGACAAAAGGTAAGGACGTATACGAGCTTGCTGTAGAGCTTATAAACACATTCAATGGAATAAGTGGTATTGAAAAAGCGGGCATTGATGAATTATGGAAGGTTTCCGGACTAAACAAGGCAAAAATATCAAAACTTAAAGCTTCTATAGAGATCGGTAGAAGGGTATTGTACTCTACAAGACGGGTTAATAACAAAATTACAAATTCTAAAAACGCCTATACATTGTTAGAACCTATTTTAAAAGGGCTTTCGAAGGAAAGTTTTATGGTCATTTTATTAAACAGCCGAAATGATGTTATTGATATCAAGCGGGTAGGGAATGGTACCGTAAATGCAGCATCCGTTTATCCAAGGGAGATTATAGAGCTTGTCATAAGATCAACCGCAACAGGCATAATACTTTCTCATAACCATCCATCAGGAAATATAAACCCAAGCCCTGAAGATAAAAGGCTCACAATGAACATGTTTGTAGTATGTGAATTATCGGGTATTGCCTTTCATGATCACATAATAATCGGGAATGATGGGTTTTTTAGCTTTGCAGATGGAGGTATGCTTTTGTCTATGAAACAGCAATTAACCGGTATGATGCTCTCTTAA